From one Actinomycetota bacterium genomic stretch:
- a CDS encoding Hsp20/alpha crystallin family protein produces MLATKWSPFTTSIERDLQDMMNRFFDVLRPTESETTWVWRPRVDIYRDRSDLVVEAELPGIDPEKDLDITVEGNVLHLRGSRSYERDVEEGDLYVRERTFGSFQRDLMIPEGIDADELDAHYEGGVLTIRMPLPESLSRKPKKLEVKVGKPKKLGRATKAA; encoded by the coding sequence ATGTTGGCAACCAAGTGGTCACCGTTCACAACGTCGATCGAACGTGATCTGCAGGACATGATGAACCGCTTCTTCGACGTCTTGCGTCCCACGGAGTCGGAGACCACGTGGGTGTGGCGTCCGCGGGTCGATATCTACCGTGACCGCAGCGACCTGGTTGTGGAGGCGGAGCTTCCTGGCATCGACCCTGAGAAGGACCTCGATATCACCGTCGAGGGCAACGTCCTTCACCTTCGTGGCTCCCGTTCCTACGAACGGGATGTCGAAGAGGGCGATCTCTACGTGCGGGAGCGGACCTTCGGCAGCTTCCAGCGAGATCTGATGATCCCGGAGGGTATCGATGCCGATGAGCTGGATGCCCACTATGAAGGCGGTGTGCTGACGATCCGCATGCCGCTTCCGGAGAGTCTCAGCAGGAAGCCGAAGAAACTGGAGGTCAAGGTCGGCAAGCCCAAGAAGTTGGGTCGAGCGACCAAAGCCGCGTGA
- the dprA gene encoding DNA-protecting protein DprA, with protein sequence MNARLRLAYVGMHPARRAQLVDRFGSADAVLASIRRGTVEVPEHARLAATVSAGDRLEQLAEQGIAVVLREEMPPHLAGLPDCPDLLFVRGVLPTRPGIAVVGSRRATAYGMRLANVYGRGLAEANWPVVSGLARGIDGSAHRGVVDAGGCAIAVLGCGPDVWYPKEHRALGERVVETGGAIVTEYPPGTPPNGWRFPPRNRVISGLSAVVVVVEAARTGGALITARTALMQGREIFAVPGDIDRLTSEGCNLLIRDGALPVLDASDLIEAVSIVLGPSERRASVAEGDEILRIIGPIGRSVDALAEELGRSAARVLADVARLETLGLVRRSGGLICGTR encoded by the coding sequence GTGAACGCACGGCTCCGGCTCGCCTATGTGGGGATGCACCCTGCGCGCAGGGCTCAACTGGTCGATCGATTCGGCTCCGCAGACGCGGTCCTGGCTTCGATACGAAGAGGGACGGTGGAGGTACCCGAGCATGCGCGTCTGGCGGCCACCGTTTCTGCCGGTGACCGGCTCGAGCAACTCGCGGAGCAGGGCATCGCCGTCGTGCTGCGTGAGGAGATGCCCCCGCATCTCGCCGGTCTTCCGGACTGCCCGGATCTGCTGTTCGTGCGCGGCGTGCTGCCGACCAGGCCTGGTATCGCCGTCGTCGGGTCCCGGCGGGCGACCGCGTACGGGATGCGTCTGGCCAACGTGTATGGACGGGGCCTCGCAGAAGCGAATTGGCCGGTCGTGTCCGGGCTGGCTCGTGGTATCGACGGGTCCGCCCACCGCGGTGTGGTCGACGCAGGTGGATGTGCGATCGCAGTGCTCGGCTGTGGACCGGATGTCTGGTACCCGAAGGAGCATCGGGCACTCGGGGAACGCGTGGTCGAGACGGGAGGCGCGATCGTCACCGAGTACCCGCCCGGAACGCCCCCGAACGGCTGGCGCTTCCCACCCCGGAACCGTGTCATCTCGGGGCTTTCGGCCGTGGTGGTGGTCGTCGAGGCCGCCCGAACCGGTGGCGCGTTGATCACCGCGCGCACCGCTCTCATGCAGGGAAGAGAGATCTTTGCGGTTCCCGGTGACATCGATCGTCTCACGTCGGAAGGCTGCAACCTGCTGATCAGGGATGGTGCACTTCCCGTTCTCGACGCCTCCGACCTGATCGAGGCGGTTTCGATCGTTCTCGGTCCCTCGGAACGCCGAGCGTCCGTCGCGGAAGGCGACGAGATTCTCCGGATCATCGGTCCGATCGGCAGATCCGTCGACGCTCTGGCAGAGGAACTCGGCCGGTCGGCGGCGCGCGTGCTGGCGGACGTCGCCCGACTCGAGACGCTTGGCCTCGTGCGAAGAAGCGGGGGCCTGATCTGTGGGACTCGTTGA
- a CDS encoding YifB family Mg chelatase-like AAA ATPase — protein MFATVTSVALVGVEPRPVRVEVHVGAPKERFALVGLPDTAVREAKHRVRAAMLSSGFPFPIRRVTVNLAPADLPKAGSAYDLPIALGVLAAAGSIPPNVGDVVALGELALDGAVRPARGGLGAGMVARDAGVPCLLPQASSREASRVPGAQVKAVRSLSEAIAVAQGAPGAPVPTGDATPPGEHFDLAEVRGQAAGRRALEIAAAGAHHLLLWGPPGAGKTMLALRLPGILPPLDEETALEVAQVWGAAGRSAPASSVPPFRAPHHSATMPAIVGGGSGIPVLGEISLAHRGVLFLDELGEFPVNILDALRQPLEAGSVVIARKGVSVRFPSDIQLIAATNPCPCGYAGDRVKPCSCSVGSIQRYRRRISGPLLDRFDLRVPIPRPERSELLGPPGERSAPIAERVQAARSLQRDRGAPNGRLGRGQLDELDWTPSARRLLETAVERFALTGRGFDRVRRVARTIGDLDGSASVDEPHIAEALSFRGEW, from the coding sequence ATGTTCGCAACAGTCACATCCGTCGCACTGGTCGGCGTCGAGCCACGTCCCGTACGCGTGGAAGTCCACGTTGGCGCCCCGAAGGAGCGATTCGCATTGGTGGGTCTTCCCGATACCGCAGTGCGCGAAGCGAAGCATCGGGTCCGGGCTGCCATGCTGTCGTCGGGGTTTCCCTTTCCTATCCGGCGTGTGACCGTCAACCTCGCCCCTGCGGATCTTCCCAAGGCGGGATCGGCGTACGATCTTCCGATCGCGCTCGGCGTTCTTGCCGCCGCCGGGAGCATTCCGCCGAACGTCGGAGACGTCGTGGCGCTGGGAGAACTCGCTCTCGACGGTGCGGTTCGCCCGGCCCGTGGCGGCCTCGGTGCCGGAATGGTGGCGCGGGATGCGGGCGTGCCATGCCTGCTTCCGCAGGCTTCGTCGAGGGAGGCCTCGCGCGTCCCTGGCGCCCAGGTCAAGGCGGTTCGTTCGCTCTCGGAGGCGATAGCGGTAGCCCAGGGCGCGCCGGGTGCCCCGGTGCCGACGGGGGATGCGACGCCGCCCGGTGAGCACTTCGATCTCGCCGAGGTGCGGGGACAGGCTGCAGGTCGTCGGGCCCTGGAAATCGCCGCCGCCGGAGCGCATCACCTTCTCTTGTGGGGACCGCCGGGGGCGGGCAAGACGATGCTCGCACTCCGCCTTCCCGGCATTCTTCCGCCGTTGGACGAGGAGACGGCGTTGGAGGTCGCCCAGGTGTGGGGGGCAGCCGGGAGATCCGCTCCGGCATCATCGGTACCTCCGTTTCGGGCACCCCACCACTCCGCAACGATGCCGGCCATCGTCGGGGGCGGGAGCGGGATTCCCGTACTGGGCGAGATCTCGCTCGCCCATCGGGGTGTTCTCTTCCTCGATGAGTTGGGCGAGTTCCCGGTGAACATTCTGGATGCGCTTCGTCAGCCTCTCGAGGCGGGGTCGGTGGTCATTGCCCGAAAGGGTGTGTCGGTCCGGTTTCCGAGTGATATCCAGCTCATCGCGGCGACGAACCCATGTCCGTGCGGCTATGCGGGGGATCGCGTCAAGCCGTGCTCGTGCTCGGTCGGTTCGATTCAGCGATACCGACGCCGCATCTCCGGGCCTCTGCTCGATCGATTCGATCTCAGGGTGCCTATCCCTCGACCTGAACGGTCGGAGCTGCTCGGCCCGCCCGGAGAGAGGAGTGCACCGATCGCCGAGCGCGTGCAGGCGGCACGATCACTCCAGCGTGACAGGGGCGCGCCGAACGGCCGGCTCGGACGCGGGCAGTTGGACGAACTCGATTGGACGCCGAGTGCCCGCCGGCTGCTCGAGACGGCCGTGGAGCGCTTTGCTCTCACCGGGCGGGGCTTCGACAGGGTGCGGCGTGTTGCTCGAACCATCGGAGATCTGGATGGCTCGGCGTCGGTCGACGAGCCCCACATCGCCGAAGCGTTGAGTTTTCGGGGTGAGTGGTGA
- a CDS encoding haloacid dehalogenase-like hydrolase — MPVPLYTQTVIALIWDFDRTLIPGNQQDPLFEEYGVDAHTFWAEVDGLVEYYHRRGVRVARDTAYLNHMLTYVEQGIFEGLTRAKLRDLGARIEMAPGIPEFFKISQEYVAQIPEYAHEGISVEHYVVSTGILPMVEGSAVAPHVDWIWANDFIEQPAPPGYLETLGIEEPNHPISHLGYTLDNTSKTRAVFEINKGVNKNSTIDVNALMSEEQRRVPIKNMIYIADGPSDVPVFSILNERGGKTLGVYTTSPTNNFRQVRQLQTQGRIQGMAEADYRDGKAASLWLIDSIDQISREIVDARHKAFAEIPRAPGHAD; from the coding sequence ATGCCCGTACCGCTGTACACCCAGACCGTCATTGCACTGATCTGGGACTTCGATCGCACACTGATCCCGGGCAACCAGCAGGATCCGTTGTTCGAGGAGTACGGCGTGGACGCCCACACATTCTGGGCGGAGGTCGACGGCCTGGTCGAGTACTACCACCGGCGAGGAGTCCGTGTCGCTCGTGACACCGCCTACCTGAATCACATGCTGACCTACGTCGAGCAAGGTATCTTCGAGGGGTTGACGCGAGCGAAACTGCGCGACCTGGGCGCCCGGATCGAGATGGCGCCCGGCATTCCCGAGTTCTTCAAGATCTCCCAGGAATACGTCGCACAGATTCCCGAATACGCCCACGAGGGTATCTCGGTCGAGCATTACGTCGTGTCCACCGGGATCCTCCCCATGGTCGAGGGCAGCGCCGTCGCTCCGCATGTCGACTGGATCTGGGCGAACGATTTCATCGAGCAGCCTGCACCGCCCGGTTATCTCGAGACACTCGGGATCGAAGAGCCCAACCATCCGATCTCCCATCTCGGCTACACCCTGGACAACACCTCCAAGACCAGGGCGGTGTTCGAGATCAACAAGGGAGTCAACAAGAACTCGACCATCGACGTCAACGCGTTGATGTCGGAGGAACAGCGAAGAGTACCGATCAAGAACATGATCTACATCGCCGACGGTCCCAGCGACGTTCCCGTGTTCTCGATTCTCAACGAGCGGGGCGGCAAGACGCTTGGCGTATACACGACCAGTCCGACGAACAACTTCCGTCAGGTCCGCCAACTCCAGACGCAAGGTCGTATCCAGGGCATGGCCGAGGCCGACTATCGAGACGGCAAGGCTGCCTCGCTGTGGCTCATCGACAGCATCGACCAGATCTCCAGGGAGATCGTCGACGCGAGACACAAGGCGTTTGCCGAGATCCCGCGCGCTCCGGGACACGCCGACTGA
- a CDS encoding DUF2469 family protein has product MHEEDLERYESEIELKIYKEYRDVLPMFRFVVETERRFYLANRVDVHTRHEANSTYFEIELEDAWVWDMYRPARFLQHVRVLTFRDVNIEELEPGVRL; this is encoded by the coding sequence ATGCATGAGGAAGATCTGGAGCGGTACGAGTCCGAGATCGAACTCAAGATCTACAAGGAGTACCGTGACGTCCTCCCGATGTTCCGGTTCGTCGTGGAGACCGAGCGCCGCTTCTATCTCGCCAACCGTGTCGATGTGCACACTCGCCATGAGGCAAACTCGACCTATTTCGAAATCGAACTCGAGGATGCCTGGGTATGGGACATGTACCGACCGGCGAGGTTCCTGCAGCACGTGCGTGTGCTGACCTTTCGCGACGTGAATATCGAAGAGCTGGAGCCCGGCGTTCGCCTCTGA
- the lepB gene encoding signal peptidase I — protein MTHKPSSRTPFWIELPILILIALVVAVVIKTFLVQAFFIPSGSMRHTLEIGDRVLVNKLSYTWSEPRRGDVVVFEPPWGQTRDAEPLFDALVRHVGESLGLQSPDIEDLIKRVIAVGGETVEIRDNQVLINGVPIAEPYVYPGSHMPDYGPVTIPEGKVLVMGDNRDHSKDGRVFGPIPVDSIVGKAFVRIWPLNRLGRL, from the coding sequence GTGACACACAAGCCATCCTCTCGCACGCCTTTCTGGATCGAACTTCCGATCCTCATCTTGATAGCGCTGGTGGTCGCCGTCGTTATCAAGACGTTCCTCGTTCAGGCGTTCTTCATTCCATCGGGATCGATGCGGCACACACTCGAGATCGGTGACAGGGTCCTGGTCAACAAACTCTCCTACACGTGGAGTGAGCCTCGGCGTGGGGATGTGGTGGTGTTCGAACCGCCGTGGGGCCAGACGCGAGACGCCGAGCCGCTGTTCGATGCGCTCGTACGACACGTCGGCGAGTCTCTCGGGCTGCAGTCCCCCGACATCGAAGATCTGATCAAGCGGGTGATTGCAGTCGGAGGTGAGACCGTCGAGATTCGAGACAATCAGGTACTGATCAACGGCGTGCCTATCGCCGAGCCGTACGTGTATCCGGGGAGCCATATGCCCGACTATGGACCTGTGACCATTCCGGAAGGCAAGGTGTTGGTGATGGGAGACAACCGGGACCACAGCAAGGACGGTCGTGTCTTCGGTCCTATTCCGGTCGACTCGATCGTGGGAAAGGCGTTCGTTCGTATCTGGCCACTCAATCGCCTGGGCCGGCTGTAG